One segment of Alistipes finegoldii DSM 17242 DNA contains the following:
- a CDS encoding helix-turn-helix domain-containing protein produces the protein MERSDEILEIVREIREDIAYMKRHRNMLCGTPVLEVSEVCDLLKISDRQLRRYCVSGQLTGFHFGRRLMFSAAEINRFVERIDTECRQRKELKNRIRNL, from the coding sequence ATGGAACGATCCGATGAGATTTTGGAAATCGTCCGCGAGATCCGCGAGGATATCGCCTATATGAAACGGCACCGGAATATGCTTTGCGGCACCCCGGTCCTTGAAGTGAGCGAGGTCTGCGACCTGCTGAAGATCAGCGACCGTCAGTTGCGCCGTTACTGCGTCAGCGGTCAGCTCACCGGCTTCCACTTCGGGCGCCGTCTTATGTTCTCCGCTGCCGAGATAAACCGTTTTGTCGAGCGGATCGACACGGAGTGCCGGCAGCGAAAAGAACTTAAAAACCGGATCAGGAACCTTTAA
- a CDS encoding DUF4121 family protein: MQQDKTEDRYSRETLLPMNTLYDHEHCLTQEDVDAANALVRHIERTRNPLVPQVGDRVRYTTRHGDFHGNALIEAVREDGMRSICLCPYVPFVWATADGIGCSVSGGPFTAVMPQELKPSGAMPGDFCAWGHCGACGNGVVRFCAEVPLWEFREGDPLYGDFSTEKWRKISLYKDTENLHGNLYRGDCISFRTEEEFRRFLSDCEGTVFAAPNPKSVIVWGYRDEQVALPRTEWKALDVPVTERRIYNTLQPVKLVKDHGRHTAVCYFVRPEFSYK; the protein is encoded by the coding sequence ATGCAACAAGATAAAACCGAAGATCGGTACAGCCGCGAAACACTGCTGCCGATGAATACGCTTTACGACCATGAACATTGCCTGACGCAAGAGGACGTAGATGCCGCCAATGCTTTGGTGCGTCATATCGAACGTACCCGCAACCCGCTTGTCCCGCAGGTCGGCGACCGGGTGCGCTATACCACGCGCCACGGCGACTTCCATGGCAACGCCTTGATCGAGGCGGTCCGTGAAGACGGAATGCGCTCGATCTGCCTGTGCCCTTACGTGCCTTTCGTGTGGGCGACAGCCGACGGTATCGGCTGCTCGGTCAGCGGAGGGCCTTTTACAGCCGTGATGCCGCAAGAACTGAAGCCTTCCGGTGCTATGCCGGGGGATTTCTGTGCTTGGGGCCATTGCGGCGCCTGCGGCAACGGAGTCGTCCGGTTCTGCGCCGAGGTGCCGCTGTGGGAATTCCGGGAAGGCGATCCGCTCTACGGTGATTTCTCCACCGAGAAATGGCGCAAGATCAGCCTTTACAAAGATACGGAGAACCTGCATGGTAACCTTTACCGCGGCGACTGTATTTCGTTCCGGACGGAGGAGGAGTTCCGACGGTTTCTCTCCGATTGCGAAGGAACGGTATTCGCGGCTCCCAATCCGAAGTCGGTCATCGTCTGGGGCTACCGGGACGAGCAGGTCGCCCTGCCCCGGACGGAGTGGAAGGCGCTCGACGTTCCCGTTACAGAGCGGCGCATCTACAACACGCTCCAACCCGTGAAACTCGTCAAGGACCACGGGCGGCATACTGCGGTCTGCTATTTCGTCAGACCGGAATTTTCTTATAAATAA
- a CDS encoding nucleotidyl transferase AbiEii/AbiGii toxin family protein — MLHTQTVAPQTLGLLKQLEAEPRLAAFNLAGGTALALYLGHRVSVDLDLFTPESFDAGELEAFLSQRYGFQTAFRRPDTLKGMIDGVKIDCIAHKYAYLRQPYAESGIRLYSIEDIVAMKLSAIADDGSRLKDFVDIACLSTRIPFYEMLKCYERKFPQANVIRPFKALTYFDDIDFGEDIVMLNFEYDWKQIARRLKEMTVRQEHIFSQWPLKEQKRPVAEDKDMTSMKRGRKR; from the coding sequence ATGTTACACACGCAGACAGTTGCGCCGCAGACACTTGGGTTGTTGAAACAGTTGGAGGCCGAGCCCCGGCTTGCGGCGTTCAATCTGGCCGGAGGTACGGCTTTGGCCTTATATCTGGGGCATCGTGTGAGTGTCGATCTGGATCTGTTCACTCCGGAGTCGTTCGACGCCGGGGAACTCGAAGCGTTTCTTTCGCAGCGATACGGATTCCAAACGGCCTTCAGGCGCCCCGACACGCTGAAAGGCATGATCGACGGCGTTAAGATCGACTGCATAGCTCACAAATATGCATATCTCCGGCAGCCCTATGCGGAATCCGGAATCCGTTTATACAGCATCGAGGATATCGTCGCCATGAAGCTGTCTGCGATAGCCGACGACGGTTCGCGGCTCAAAGATTTCGTGGATATCGCCTGTCTGTCCACCCGCATCCCGTTTTATGAGATGCTCAAATGCTACGAACGAAAATTTCCGCAGGCAAATGTCATCCGCCCGTTCAAGGCACTCACATATTTCGATGACATCGATTTCGGTGAGGATATCGTCATGCTGAATTTCGAATACGACTGGAAACAGATCGCCCGACGACTGAAAGAGATGACAGTCCGCCAAGAGCATATTTTTTCGCAGTGGCCGTTAAAAGAACAGAAACGTCCCGTAGCGGAGGACAAGGATATGACCTCTATGAAACGGGGTCGGAAGAGATGA
- a CDS encoding LPD28 domain-containing protein — translation MAYESSIPFADIRDFREAEINGISALFTMCRLDSETLPADFHSCEVMGGRGSDFQWLVPLALANFSGTFVSRQPLLREGQAYAEIRRYGIYDATTVDEWSENDNANS, via the coding sequence ATGGCATACGAATCATCCATTCCTTTCGCGGATATCAGGGATTTCCGCGAGGCCGAGATCAACGGCATCTCTGCTCTTTTCACTATGTGTCGCCTCGATTCCGAAACCCTTCCCGCCGATTTTCATTCGTGCGAGGTCATGGGCGGTCGGGGCAGCGATTTCCAGTGGCTCGTTCCGCTGGCTTTGGCAAACTTCTCCGGAACGTTCGTCTCCCGGCAGCCCCTGCTCCGGGAAGGACAGGCATACGCCGAAATACGCCGGTACGGCATCTACGATGCGACGACAGTCGACGAATGGTCTGAAAACGACAACGCTAACTCTTAA
- a CDS encoding ParB/RepB/Spo0J family partition protein — protein sequence MQTAKANSKSKKGGKTAVRTPAVSEAVAAQAQDPVAAGSPDMKPAEPQATDIGAVNPVAETSPAEQPAAHPETDVRLLDLNKIVNSTYNPRKNFREDTLLELAESIKQSGVLQPICVRPRDEGFEIVYGERRYWAAAMAGLKFIPALIRELSDAEAEDAAITENLQREDVRPREEAAAYKRALQSGRHTIESLVGKFGKSEAYIRSRLKLCELIDALAGMLDKEEISVGVATEIAKYPADIQQEVYDDHFAEGCYSSWKTARIKEIARRLYERYMTKLESYNFDKTECLSCQHNTANQVLFKDECAGGCAGCQNRECMIRKNNEFLVQKAVKLLKDDPRTTLATDGETPAAVLEALEKEGYHVEELEYSVYHYDKGPQMPDAPQAEEFESEEEFSEAQEEYEAEMAAFAEETQQLEFDISEGRVRKYAVIGNLDIEFRYEEIEDEEREMTVNEGQDDEHKVFVTVVPPSPLEGLLQQERRYREICYEHITTDMKRVFLDVKVANKPLQKEEQQMFYYAVMQRVMSDSKLRQCGFRPKEGSCLTDREQFAAAGRITAKQQAALVRAYLVDYFRSAAPEYRCTDETLLTGMMCRFADMNFSEQSQKVQQEYLKVYERRKARLQEQIDALQAKAEAEEMAVSMQEAPDAEPEMPELLPDETPAIEPTPEPLIIPMDPDIEPDIRMPEEMKTAA from the coding sequence ATGCAGACTGCAAAAGCAAATTCGAAATCGAAGAAGGGCGGCAAGACCGCAGTTCGGACGCCGGCCGTTTCCGAGGCCGTTGCGGCGCAAGCGCAAGACCCGGTTGCAGCCGGGAGTCCCGACATGAAACCCGCCGAACCGCAGGCAACGGATATCGGAGCTGTGAATCCTGTCGCAGAAACCAGTCCTGCCGAACAACCGGCAGCCCATCCCGAGACGGATGTCCGGCTGCTGGATCTGAACAAGATCGTCAATTCGACCTACAATCCCCGCAAGAATTTCCGCGAGGATACGCTGCTGGAACTTGCCGAGAGCATCAAACAGTCGGGCGTTCTTCAACCTATCTGCGTGCGTCCGAGGGACGAGGGCTTCGAGATCGTCTACGGCGAGCGCCGCTATTGGGCGGCTGCAATGGCGGGCCTGAAATTCATCCCGGCCCTTATCCGGGAGTTGTCGGACGCCGAGGCCGAGGATGCCGCCATCACGGAGAACCTGCAACGCGAGGACGTACGGCCGCGCGAGGAGGCCGCTGCCTACAAGCGGGCCTTGCAGTCGGGGCGGCATACGATCGAGAGTCTCGTGGGCAAGTTCGGCAAGTCGGAAGCCTACATCCGCTCGCGACTGAAACTCTGCGAGCTGATCGATGCCCTGGCCGGGATGCTCGACAAGGAGGAGATTTCGGTGGGCGTCGCTACGGAGATCGCCAAATATCCCGCCGACATCCAGCAGGAGGTCTACGACGATCATTTCGCCGAGGGGTGTTACAGCTCGTGGAAGACCGCGCGGATCAAGGAGATCGCCCGGCGGCTCTACGAGCGTTATATGACCAAGCTGGAAAGCTACAACTTCGATAAGACGGAGTGCCTTTCCTGCCAGCACAACACGGCCAATCAGGTGTTGTTCAAGGACGAATGCGCGGGTGGCTGCGCGGGCTGTCAAAACCGCGAGTGCATGATCCGCAAGAACAACGAGTTTTTGGTACAGAAGGCTGTGAAACTCCTCAAAGACGATCCGCGTACGACGCTGGCTACGGACGGCGAAACGCCTGCCGCAGTACTCGAAGCTCTTGAGAAAGAGGGCTATCACGTCGAAGAGCTGGAATACAGCGTTTATCACTACGATAAAGGCCCTCAGATGCCCGACGCTCCGCAGGCCGAAGAGTTCGAATCGGAAGAGGAGTTCTCCGAGGCTCAGGAGGAGTACGAAGCCGAAATGGCGGCATTCGCCGAAGAGACACAGCAGTTGGAGTTCGACATCTCGGAAGGGCGCGTGCGCAAGTACGCCGTCATCGGTAACCTCGATATCGAGTTCCGCTACGAAGAGATCGAGGATGAGGAGCGGGAAATGACGGTAAACGAGGGGCAGGACGATGAGCATAAGGTCTTCGTCACCGTCGTTCCGCCTTCGCCGCTGGAGGGGCTGTTGCAACAGGAGCGTCGTTACCGGGAAATCTGCTACGAGCATATCACGACCGATATGAAGCGTGTCTTCCTCGATGTGAAAGTTGCGAACAAGCCCTTGCAGAAAGAGGAGCAGCAGATGTTCTACTACGCCGTGATGCAGCGCGTAATGAGCGACTCGAAACTCCGCCAGTGCGGTTTCCGGCCTAAGGAGGGCTCTTGCCTGACCGACCGGGAGCAGTTCGCTGCGGCGGGTCGTATCACGGCCAAGCAACAGGCGGCGCTGGTTCGCGCTTATCTGGTGGACTACTTCCGCTCGGCGGCTCCGGAGTACCGCTGTACGGACGAAACGCTTCTGACGGGAATGATGTGCCGCTTCGCGGATATGAACTTCTCGGAGCAGAGCCAGAAGGTGCAGCAGGAGTATCTGAAAGTCTACGAGCGTCGCAAAGCCCGTCTTCAGGAACAGATCGACGCCTTGCAGGCAAAAGCCGAGGCCGAGGAGATGGCGGTTTCGATGCAGGAGGCACCGGATGCCGAACCGGAGATGCCCGAGCTGCTGCCGGACGAGACGCCCGCTATAGAACCCACCCCGGAGCCGCTGATTATTCCTATGGACCCGGATATCGAACCCGATATCCGGATGCCTGAGGAGATGAAAACGGCGGCATAG
- a CDS encoding site-specific integrase, whose protein sequence is MRSTFKVLFYLKRNKDKDQKVVPVMGRITVNGSIAQFSAKLSVPEMLWEVSGGRAKGRSLEADRINRHLDNIRTQIGKHYQDICDRESYVTAEKVKNAYLGFGEKYRLLLEAFEKFTGDLKKRVGIDRCHGTWNRYYKSIDHLRTFMRKEYNVSDMPLAELEQSFIEQYHVYLKSDLGLKPTTVSGYLKCLKYVVKIAFNNGWMPRNPFSLYQYTAPNPERSFLTEDELRRMMTTELRYKRQDYNRDMFLFSCFTGICYADMASLTYDRIEQDAQGEWWISGNRQKTETRYVVKLLPYALFILNKYRGLTGDGRVFAMSTLDSIDDSLKNIARECGIDKQLSFHLARHTYATTICLSNGVSLETLSKMLGHKNITTTQIYAKVTPPMIDREVTMLRDKLAAKFSAEA, encoded by the coding sequence ATGCGCAGCACGTTCAAGGTTCTGTTCTACCTTAAAAGGAACAAAGACAAAGATCAGAAAGTCGTCCCTGTCATGGGTCGCATCACGGTCAACGGCAGCATCGCGCAGTTCAGCGCGAAGCTCTCCGTTCCGGAGATGCTTTGGGAGGTCAGCGGCGGCCGCGCCAAAGGCCGCAGTCTCGAAGCGGATCGCATCAACCGTCATCTGGACAACATCCGCACCCAGATCGGCAAGCACTATCAGGATATCTGCGACCGGGAGTCATACGTTACGGCCGAAAAGGTCAAGAATGCCTATCTCGGCTTCGGCGAGAAATACCGGCTGCTTCTCGAAGCGTTCGAGAAATTCACCGGCGACCTCAAGAAACGTGTCGGCATCGACCGCTGCCACGGTACATGGAACCGCTACTATAAATCCATCGACCATCTGCGGACTTTCATGCGTAAGGAGTATAACGTGAGCGATATGCCCTTGGCAGAATTGGAGCAGTCGTTCATCGAGCAATACCACGTCTACCTTAAATCCGATCTGGGGCTCAAGCCTACGACCGTCAGCGGTTATCTCAAATGCCTGAAATACGTTGTCAAAATCGCGTTCAACAACGGCTGGATGCCTCGCAACCCCTTTTCCCTCTATCAATATACGGCTCCGAATCCGGAACGTAGTTTTTTAACGGAAGATGAACTCCGGCGTATGATGACTACCGAGCTGCGGTATAAGCGTCAGGACTATAACCGCGATATGTTCCTGTTCTCCTGCTTTACGGGCATCTGCTATGCGGATATGGCCTCGCTGACCTATGACCGGATCGAGCAGGATGCGCAGGGCGAGTGGTGGATCAGCGGCAACCGCCAGAAGACCGAAACCAGATACGTTGTCAAACTTCTGCCGTATGCGTTGTTCATCCTGAACAAGTACCGGGGTCTGACCGGCGACGGACGTGTTTTTGCCATGTCTACACTCGATTCGATCGACGACAGCCTGAAAAACATCGCCCGGGAGTGCGGCATTGACAAACAACTCTCGTTCCACCTTGCCCGGCATACGTACGCCACGACGATCTGCCTGTCGAACGGCGTGAGTCTGGAGACGCTTTCGAAGATGCTGGGACATAAAAATATCACCACCACTCAAATCTATGCGAAAGTCACCCCGCCGATGATCGACCGTGAGGTTACGATGCTGCGGGACAAACTGGCCGCGAAATTCTCCGCAGAGGCATAA
- a CDS encoding ArdC family protein yields MNKNLIEKIAPQLTELMIKKMETLTEEWRKPWIADLAHGLPRNLRGTPYRGGNILMLLFLSEIAGYRTPLFMTFKQAKEEGLNILKGSGSFPVFFWKLYIRHKETRKKIELAEYYRLPQEQRRQYDVLPVMRYYPVFNIDQTDMQERHPERYSSLTTPTGPKDYSDGLACEPLDRMLMEQSWLCPILLKSGDRASYSPTLDRIVCPEKRQFPEGAAFYTTLLHEVTHSTGHAERLNRSFGACYGDADYIREELVAELTAALCGAMLGFATTPREESAAYIKDWLAEFHKEPTYLFDILTDVNRSARMISERLAVEQEPETPDAIPSEAA; encoded by the coding sequence ATGAATAAGAATCTGATTGAAAAGATCGCTCCGCAGTTGACGGAGCTGATGATAAAGAAAATGGAGACGCTCACCGAGGAGTGGCGCAAGCCGTGGATCGCCGACCTTGCGCACGGTCTTCCGCGCAATCTGCGCGGCACGCCCTACCGGGGCGGGAATATCCTGATGCTGCTGTTCCTCTCGGAGATCGCTGGCTATCGTACGCCGCTCTTTATGACCTTCAAACAAGCCAAGGAAGAGGGGTTGAATATCCTCAAAGGCTCCGGGTCGTTTCCGGTCTTCTTCTGGAAACTGTACATCCGCCATAAGGAGACCCGCAAAAAGATCGAACTGGCGGAATACTACCGCCTGCCGCAGGAGCAGCGGCGGCAATACGACGTGCTGCCCGTGATGCGCTATTACCCGGTCTTCAACATCGACCAGACGGATATGCAGGAGCGGCATCCGGAGCGATATTCCTCGCTTACGACACCGACCGGGCCGAAAGACTACTCGGACGGTTTGGCTTGCGAGCCGCTGGACCGGATGCTGATGGAGCAGTCGTGGCTCTGTCCCATCCTGCTCAAATCCGGTGACAGGGCTTCTTATTCACCGACGCTCGACCGGATCGTCTGTCCCGAAAAACGGCAGTTTCCGGAGGGCGCGGCATTCTACACGACACTTCTCCACGAAGTCACGCACAGCACGGGGCATGCGGAGCGTCTGAACCGTTCTTTTGGCGCTTGCTATGGCGATGCCGATTATATCCGGGAGGAACTGGTCGCCGAACTTACGGCGGCCCTGTGCGGCGCGATGCTGGGCTTCGCCACGACGCCCCGCGAGGAGAGCGCTGCCTATATCAAGGACTGGCTGGCGGAGTTCCATAAAGAGCCGACCTACCTGTTCGACATCCTCACGGACGTGAACCGGTCGGCACGCATGATTTCCGAACGGCTGGCTGTAGAGCAGGAGCCGGAAACCCCGGATGCGATTCCGTCCGAAGCTGCCTAA
- a CDS encoding DUF4120 domain-containing protein: MKIMCQEHYDKVVQYAESIGDSTLRECLERLERREQNPHHPCQIELYRDFAPYSFLFKERYPDGSLGVVGGLVYHGCPDRSCCFIDRPFHGWATHT; the protein is encoded by the coding sequence ATGAAAATCATGTGTCAGGAGCACTACGATAAGGTAGTGCAATACGCCGAAAGCATCGGCGACAGCACGCTTCGGGAATGTTTGGAGCGCCTCGAACGCCGTGAGCAAAATCCCCATCATCCGTGCCAGATCGAACTTTACAGGGACTTCGCGCCCTATTCGTTCCTCTTCAAGGAACGCTATCCCGACGGGAGTCTGGGCGTTGTCGGCGGATTGGTTTATCATGGATGTCCGGATCGGTCGTGCTGTTTTATCGACCGTCCCTTTCACGGCTGGGCGACCCACACCTGA
- a CDS encoding DUF2795 domain-containing protein: MYWTLELASKLEDAPWPATKDELIDYAVRSGAPLEVLENLQEIEDEGEIYESIEDIWPDYPSKDDFFFNEEEY, encoded by the coding sequence ATGTATTGGACACTTGAACTGGCATCGAAACTCGAAGATGCCCCCTGGCCCGCAACGAAAGATGAACTCATCGACTATGCAGTACGTTCGGGTGCGCCGCTCGAAGTGCTCGAAAACCTGCAGGAGATAGAAGACGAGGGTGAAATCTACGAATCTATCGAAGACATCTGGCCCGACTACCCCTCCAAGGACGATTTCTTCTTCAACGAGGAGGAATATTAG
- a CDS encoding HU family DNA-binding protein → MTKADIVKQLAQETGVEAVTVLAVVEGFMEEVRAAQIRKENVFLRGFGTFLIKHRKEKTARNITKNTTIKIPAHDIPAFKPSPAFQRLLEKK, encoded by the coding sequence ATGACCAAAGCAGATATCGTAAAGCAACTCGCCCAGGAAACGGGCGTCGAAGCCGTGACCGTTTTAGCCGTCGTGGAAGGTTTCATGGAAGAGGTGCGAGCCGCACAGATCCGCAAGGAAAACGTTTTCCTCCGCGGTTTTGGTACGTTCCTGATTAAGCATCGCAAAGAAAAGACGGCGCGTAACATTACGAAGAATACGACGATCAAAATTCCGGCACACGACATTCCTGCATTTAAGCCTTCTCCCGCCTTCCAGCGGCTTTTGGAAAAGAAATGA
- a CDS encoding AAA family ATPase, whose protein sequence is MMLAKFSVKNYRGFSERIEWDLATPNNYEFNTEVIKDGIIKNGIIYGPNGSGKTNFGLALFDIVNHLGQKWRKLDYYANFVYVGKLNVPVEFEYVFKDADRIINYCYSKNNIGQLLTEKLSVDNILVFERTARTFNIDTNEFPMENTTKRNLKDNANNVSIINFLLTSYPLAKNHYLLTVLQFVDSMLWFRCLDTREFIGLDLAPTNLDEYIIQNNLVKDFSEFLHQVSDQKYQFANPRPNDKLLVCKIGGRDVIFDKIISTGTNALMLLYFWIQKMRSASFVFIDEFDAFYHFKLAFEVCKRLFALDCQVFTSSHNTYLMTNDLLRPDCNFIVNNNKIKPLSACTQKELRFGHNIEKLFRGNAFQL, encoded by the coding sequence ATGATGCTTGCAAAGTTTTCAGTCAAAAACTATCGCGGTTTTTCCGAACGTATAGAGTGGGATTTAGCCACACCTAACAATTATGAATTCAACACCGAAGTTATCAAGGACGGCATCATTAAAAATGGGATCATCTATGGCCCTAATGGTTCTGGTAAAACAAACTTTGGGTTAGCACTCTTTGATATTGTAAACCATCTTGGTCAGAAATGGAGAAAATTGGATTACTACGCCAATTTTGTATATGTAGGAAAACTAAATGTCCCGGTGGAATTTGAATATGTATTCAAGGATGCTGACAGAATAATCAATTATTGCTACTCAAAAAATAATATCGGGCAGCTTTTGACGGAAAAACTATCCGTCGATAATATATTAGTATTCGAACGAACCGCTCGTACATTCAACATAGATACCAATGAATTTCCGATGGAGAATACGACCAAACGAAATTTGAAAGATAATGCCAACAACGTATCCATTATCAACTTTTTACTCACATCATATCCGTTGGCAAAAAATCATTACCTGCTAACAGTGTTGCAATTCGTTGATTCAATGCTATGGTTCCGGTGTCTCGACACACGAGAATTTATCGGATTGGATCTTGCACCAACCAATCTTGATGAATATATCATCCAGAATAATTTAGTAAAAGATTTCAGCGAGTTTTTACACCAAGTCAGTGACCAAAAGTATCAATTCGCGAATCCTCGACCTAATGACAAACTGCTCGTTTGTAAAATAGGCGGCAGAGATGTTATCTTTGATAAGATTATCTCAACAGGCACGAATGCACTGATGCTTCTGTATTTCTGGATACAAAAAATGAGAAGCGCATCATTTGTTTTCATAGACGAGTTCGATGCCTTTTACCATTTTAAATTGGCATTCGAGGTGTGCAAGAGGTTGTTTGCTCTGGACTGTCAGGTTTTCACCTCTTCGCATAATACTTATCTGATGACGAACGACCTGCTACGGCCGGATTGCAACTTCATCGTAAACAACAATAAAATCAAGCCTCTTAGCGCATGTACTCAAAAGGAACTTCGGTTTGGGCATAATATCGAAAAGTTATTCAGAGGTAATGCCTTTCAATTATGA
- a CDS encoding DUF6922 domain-containing protein, whose translation MTIFDDYIRNKGCCKVSKTLLWDYDLTQFDWQRSRKVVVQRIIERGWLRDYFAAFDLYGGIEGFREIIKEVPTLSAQDMNFVCTAFGLKKEELRCYTRRQLRRRHLGC comes from the coding sequence ATGACCATATTCGATGACTATATCCGAAATAAAGGCTGCTGCAAGGTCTCAAAGACATTACTTTGGGACTATGACTTGACGCAGTTCGACTGGCAGCGTTCGCGTAAGGTCGTCGTGCAGCGCATCATAGAACGGGGATGGCTCCGGGACTACTTCGCGGCGTTCGACCTCTACGGAGGCATCGAAGGCTTCCGGGAAATTATCAAAGAGGTTCCGACACTCTCGGCGCAGGATATGAATTTCGTATGTACGGCTTTCGGCCTTAAAAAAGAGGAATTGAGATGTTACACACGCAGACAGTTGCGCCGCAGACACTTGGGTTGTTGA
- the fsa gene encoding fructose-6-phosphate aldolase, with protein MKFFIDTANLEQIRKAHELGVLDGVTTNPSLMAKENIRGTENCNRHYVEICNIVEGDVSAEVIATDFEGMVREGEALAALHPRIVVKLPCTAAGIRAVKYFAAKNIRTNCTLVFSVGQALLAAKAGATYVSPFVGRLDDISEDGVALVAHIVKVYRTYGYKTQVLAASIRHTQHIIQCLDAGADVATCPLAAIEGLLRHPLTDSGLEKFLADHARLNA; from the coding sequence ATGAAATTCTTCATCGACACAGCCAATTTGGAGCAGATTCGCAAGGCGCATGAACTGGGCGTTCTGGACGGCGTAACGACCAATCCTTCTCTGATGGCCAAAGAGAACATCCGGGGTACGGAGAACTGCAACCGTCATTACGTTGAAATCTGCAACATCGTCGAAGGGGACGTGAGCGCCGAGGTCATAGCCACCGACTTCGAAGGAATGGTGCGAGAGGGTGAGGCGCTGGCGGCACTGCATCCCCGCATCGTCGTGAAACTGCCCTGCACGGCCGCAGGAATACGGGCCGTAAAATACTTCGCGGCGAAGAATATCCGGACGAACTGCACGCTGGTATTCTCCGTGGGGCAGGCGCTGTTGGCGGCAAAGGCCGGAGCGACCTATGTATCTCCGTTCGTGGGACGTCTCGACGACATCTCCGAAGACGGCGTGGCATTGGTAGCCCACATCGTGAAGGTCTACCGCACCTATGGTTACAAAACGCAGGTGCTGGCCGCTTCGATCCGTCATACGCAGCATATTATCCAGTGTCTCGATGCGGGTGCCGATGTGGCGACATGCCCCCTTGCGGCAATCGAAGGGCTGCTCAGACATCCGCTGACGGACAGCGGGCTGGAGAAGTTCCTCGCAGACCATGCACGCCTGAATGCCTGA